A single Brucella intermedia LMG 3301 DNA region contains:
- the rplP gene encoding 50S ribosomal protein L16 codes for MMQPKRTKFRKQFKGRIHGNSKGGTDLNFGAFGLKAVEPERVTARQIEAARRAITRHMKRAGRVWIRIFPDLPVTSKPTEVRMGKGKGSVDYWACRVAPGRVMFELDGVPEDVAREALRLGAAKLPIKTRFIQRIAE; via the coding sequence ATGATGCAGCCTAAGCGCACCAAGTTCCGCAAGCAGTTCAAGGGCCGTATTCACGGCAACTCGAAAGGCGGCACGGATCTGAATTTCGGTGCATTCGGTTTGAAGGCGGTTGAGCCGGAACGCGTCACTGCACGTCAGATCGAAGCGGCCCGCCGCGCGATCACCCGTCACATGAAGCGTGCCGGTCGCGTGTGGATCCGCATCTTCCCTGACCTGCCGGTAACTTCGAAGCCTACTGAAGTCCGTATGGGTAAAGGTAAGGGTTCGGTTGACTACTGGGCATGCCGTGTGGCACCAGGTCGCGTGATGTTTGAGCTTGACGGCGTACCCGAAGATGTGGCACGCGAAGCCCTCAGACTCGGCGCCGCAAAGTTGCCGATCAAGACGCGCTTTATCCAGCGCATTGCTGAATAA
- the rpsN gene encoding 30S ribosomal protein S14 produces the protein MAKTSAVEKNKRREKLVKRHAGKRARLKAIVMDQGLPLEERFRATIRLAELPRNSSKVRIRNRCEVSGRPRGYYRKLKMSRIALRQLGSLGQVPGIVKSSW, from the coding sequence ATGGCCAAGACTAGCGCAGTCGAAAAAAACAAGCGCCGCGAAAAGTTGGTTAAGCGTCACGCTGGCAAGCGTGCACGTCTGAAGGCGATCGTAATGGATCAGGGCCTTCCGCTGGAAGAGCGCTTCCGCGCCACCATCCGGCTTGCCGAACTGCCGCGCAATTCATCGAAGGTTCGTATTCGCAATCGTTGCGAAGTTTCGGGCCGTCCGCGTGGTTACTACCGTAAACTGAAGATGTCGCGTATCGCGCTCCGTCAGTTGGGTTCGCTCGGTCAGGTACCGGGCATCGTCAAGTCGAGCTGGTAA
- the rplO gene encoding 50S ribosomal protein L15, which translates to MKLNDLRDKPGSVKARKRVGRGIGSGTGKTGGRGVKGQKSRSGVSINGFEGGQMPIYRRLPKRGFTNIFAKSFNVVSLGRIQAAIDAGKLDAKAVVNLDSLKAAGVIRRAKDGVRILSDGELKAKVAFEVAGASKAAVEKIEKAGGSFKLPEAAAE; encoded by the coding sequence ATGAAACTCAACGATCTGCGTGACAAGCCAGGTTCGGTCAAGGCGCGCAAGCGCGTTGGTCGCGGTATCGGTTCGGGCACCGGCAAGACCGGTGGTCGCGGCGTCAAGGGTCAGAAGTCCCGTTCGGGCGTTTCGATCAATGGCTTCGAAGGCGGCCAGATGCCAATCTACCGCCGTCTGCCGAAGCGCGGCTTCACCAACATCTTTGCAAAGAGCTTCAACGTTGTGTCGCTCGGCCGTATTCAGGCCGCTATCGATGCAGGCAAGCTCGACGCCAAGGCTGTTGTGAACCTCGATTCGCTGAAGGCTGCTGGTGTGATTCGTCGCGCCAAGGACGGCGTTCGCATCCTTTCGGACGGCGAACTGAAGGCAAAGGTTGCCTTCGAAGTAGCCGGTGCTTCCAAGGCTGCGGTCGAAAAGATCGAAAAGGCTGGCGGTAGCTTCAAGCTCCCTGAAGCCGCTGCCGAATAA
- the rpsH gene encoding 30S ribosomal protein S8 — protein sequence MSVSDPIGDMLTRIRNAVGRKKTKVTTPASKLRARVLDVLQSEGYIRGYTQSEFVNGKAEIEIELKYYEGVPVIREISRVSKPGRRVYVSVKSIPQVANGLGISILSTPKGVMADHEAREQNVGGELLCRIF from the coding sequence ATGTCTGTGTCAGATCCTATCGGCGATATGCTGACCCGTATTCGCAACGCAGTAGGCCGCAAGAAGACCAAGGTTACGACCCCGGCTTCCAAGTTGCGCGCTCGCGTTCTGGATGTCCTTCAGTCTGAAGGCTACATCCGCGGATACACGCAGAGTGAATTCGTGAACGGCAAGGCCGAGATCGAAATCGAACTGAAGTACTACGAAGGTGTTCCGGTTATCCGTGAGATCAGCCGCGTATCGAAGCCTGGCCGTCGCGTTTACGTGTCGGTCAAGTCGATCCCGCAGGTCGCGAACGGCCTCGGCATCTCGATCCTCTCCACGCCGAAGGGCGTGATGGCGGATCATGAAGCCCGTGAACAAAACGTTGGTGGTGAGCTGCTCTGCCGCATCTTCTGA
- the rpsQ gene encoding 30S ribosomal protein S17 — translation MPKRVLQGVVVSDKNDKTVVVKVERRYSHPLLQKTVRQSKKYKAHDENNQFKVGDFVSIQESAPISKDKRWVVLTNEAAG, via the coding sequence ATGCCTAAACGCGTTCTGCAGGGCGTTGTCGTCAGCGACAAGAATGACAAGACTGTTGTGGTCAAGGTTGAGCGCCGCTATTCGCATCCGCTCCTCCAGAAGACCGTGCGTCAGTCTAAGAAGTACAAGGCGCATGACGAAAACAACCAGTTCAAGGTCGGCGATTTCGTTTCCATCCAGGAATCGGCTCCGATCTCGAAGGACAAACGCTGGGTCGTTCTGACGAACGAAGCAGCAGGCTAA
- the rpsM gene encoding 30S ribosomal protein S13, producing MARIAGVNIPTNKRVVIALQYIHGIGPKFAREIVTKVGIADDRRVNQLSDAEVLQIREAIDADYQVEGDLRREVSMNIKRLMDLGCYRGLRHRRSLPVRGQRTHTNARTRKGPAKAIAGKKK from the coding sequence GTGGCACGTATCGCTGGCGTCAACATCCCGACGAACAAGCGCGTTGTTATTGCGCTTCAGTACATCCATGGGATCGGACCGAAATTTGCTCGGGAAATCGTAACGAAGGTCGGCATTGCTGACGATCGTCGCGTTAACCAGCTGTCGGATGCTGAAGTCCTTCAGATCCGCGAAGCAATCGATGCTGATTACCAGGTCGAAGGTGACCTGCGTCGTGAAGTTTCGATGAATATCAAGCGCCTGATGGACCTGGGCTGCTACCGCGGTCTGCGTCATCGTCGTTCGCTGCCGGTTCGCGGCCAGCGCACGCACACCAACGCACGCACCCGCAAGGGTCCGGCGAAGGCAATCGCAGGCAAGAAGAAGTAA
- a CDS encoding adenylate kinase, translating to MRLILLGPPGAGKGTQAGLLTKKHGIPQLSTGDMLRAAVAQQSEIGKRAKAVMDAGQLVSDEIVNQIVSERIDAPDCANGFILDGYPRTVPQAQALGTMLAGKGLKLDAVIELKVDENALVKRMESRVNETIAKGGQVRSDDNPEAFRKRLVEYREKTAPLSSYYAGTGELRVINGMAPVEEVTAEIERILVPA from the coding sequence ATGAGACTGATACTTCTTGGGCCGCCCGGAGCAGGTAAGGGGACGCAGGCTGGACTTCTTACCAAGAAGCATGGAATTCCTCAGCTCTCGACCGGCGACATGCTGCGTGCAGCAGTCGCCCAGCAGAGCGAGATCGGGAAGCGCGCCAAGGCCGTGATGGACGCCGGGCAACTGGTTTCCGACGAGATCGTGAACCAGATCGTATCGGAGCGCATAGATGCTCCGGATTGCGCGAACGGGTTCATCCTTGACGGTTACCCTCGCACTGTGCCGCAAGCCCAGGCTCTGGGAACCATGTTGGCGGGCAAGGGCCTCAAGCTCGATGCAGTGATCGAGCTGAAGGTTGACGAGAATGCCCTGGTCAAGCGGATGGAGAGCCGTGTGAACGAGACGATCGCCAAGGGTGGTCAGGTCCGTTCGGACGACAATCCCGAAGCTTTCCGCAAGCGTCTCGTGGAATACCGCGAAAAGACAGCGCCGCTTTCGAGCTATTATGCGGGAACCGGTGAACTGCGCGTCATCAATGGCATGGCGCCGGTTGAAGAAGTTACCGCCGAAATCGAGAGAATTCTCGTTCCGGCGTAA
- the rplF gene encoding 50S ribosomal protein L6 gives MSRIGKKPVPVPAGVTASVDGQIVKAKGAKGELSFVVHDEVLVKMEDGAVSVDPRDQSKEARSKWGMSRTMISNIFVGVKDGFEKKLEISGVGYRAAMQGKNLQLSLGFSHEVVYDVPAGITVAVPKPTEIVVSGIDKQQVGQVAAEIREYRGPEPYKGKGVKYAGEKIVRKEGKKK, from the coding sequence ATGTCTCGTATCGGTAAAAAACCCGTGCCGGTCCCGGCAGGCGTGACCGCCAGTGTTGATGGGCAGATCGTCAAGGCAAAGGGCGCGAAGGGTGAACTCTCCTTCGTCGTGCACGATGAAGTTCTGGTCAAGATGGAAGACGGCGCTGTTAGCGTCGATCCACGCGACCAGTCGAAGGAAGCTCGTTCGAAGTGGGGCATGTCCCGCACGATGATCTCCAACATTTTTGTTGGCGTGAAGGACGGCTTTGAAAAGAAGCTCGAAATCAGCGGCGTCGGTTACCGCGCTGCCATGCAGGGCAAGAACCTGCAGCTTTCGCTCGGCTTCAGCCACGAAGTGGTCTACGACGTGCCTGCTGGCATTACTGTTGCTGTTCCGAAGCCGACGGAAATCGTCGTTTCGGGTATCGACAAGCAGCAGGTCGGTCAGGTCGCGGCTGAGATCCGCGAATATCGCGGCCCCGAGCCTTACAAGGGCAAGGGCGTCAAGTATGCTGGCGAGAAGATCGTCCGCAAAGAAGGCAAGAAGAAGTAA
- the secY gene encoding preprotein translocase subunit SecY, whose amino-acid sequence MASAAEQLVSNLNFSAFSKAEELKKRIWFTLGALLVYRFGTYIPLPGINPDALAQAFQQHSQGVLGLFNMFAGGAVGRMAIFALGIMPYISASIIVQLMTSVVPSLEALKKEGEAGRKIINQYTRYGTVLLALVQAYAISVGLQSGNGIVTSPGPFFMVSSVITLVGGTMFLMWLGEQITARGIGNGISLIIFSGIVANLPHAISGTLELGRTGALSTGLILGVIILAIVLIAVIVFVERAQRRLLIQYPKRQVGNRMFQGDTSHLPLKLNTAGVIPPIFASSLLLLPATVAGFANTTEMPAWATTILNALGHGQPLYMLFYAALMAFFCFFYTAIVFNPKDTADQLKKHSGFIPGIRPGERTAEYIDYVLTRITVVGAIYIVLVCLLPEFLISATGVPFYLGGTSLLIVVSVTLDTVAQIQGHLIAHQYEGLIKKSKLRGGKRNK is encoded by the coding sequence ATGGCATCGGCTGCTGAACAGCTAGTTTCCAATCTCAATTTTTCGGCTTTCTCGAAGGCAGAAGAACTCAAGAAGCGCATCTGGTTCACGCTGGGTGCTTTGCTCGTATACCGGTTCGGCACCTATATTCCGCTTCCCGGCATCAATCCTGACGCGCTTGCGCAGGCTTTCCAGCAGCATAGCCAGGGTGTGCTCGGGCTCTTTAACATGTTTGCCGGTGGCGCCGTGGGCCGTATGGCCATTTTTGCGCTCGGCATCATGCCTTATATCTCTGCCTCCATTATCGTGCAGCTCATGACGTCCGTTGTGCCGTCGCTTGAAGCGCTGAAGAAGGAAGGCGAGGCGGGTCGCAAGATCATCAATCAGTACACGCGTTACGGCACGGTGCTTCTGGCGCTTGTTCAGGCCTACGCGATTTCGGTCGGTTTGCAGTCCGGTAACGGCATCGTTACCAGCCCCGGACCTTTCTTCATGGTCTCGTCAGTGATTACCCTTGTGGGTGGCACGATGTTCCTGATGTGGCTCGGCGAGCAGATCACTGCGCGCGGTATCGGCAACGGTATTTCGCTGATCATCTTCTCTGGTATCGTCGCAAACCTGCCGCACGCAATTTCCGGCACACTGGAACTCGGCCGTACCGGCGCGCTGTCGACGGGCCTCATTCTGGGTGTCATCATTCTTGCTATCGTGCTGATTGCGGTCATCGTTTTCGTCGAACGTGCGCAGCGTCGTCTTCTGATCCAGTATCCGAAGCGTCAGGTCGGCAATCGCATGTTCCAGGGCGACACCTCGCATCTCCCGCTGAAGCTCAATACTGCAGGCGTTATTCCTCCGATTTTCGCTTCGTCGCTGCTGCTTTTGCCTGCGACTGTTGCCGGCTTCGCCAACACGACGGAAATGCCTGCCTGGGCGACGACCATTCTCAATGCGCTTGGCCACGGACAGCCGCTCTACATGCTGTTCTATGCTGCATTGATGGCATTCTTCTGCTTCTTCTACACGGCCATTGTGTTCAATCCCAAGGACACCGCTGACCAGCTCAAGAAGCATTCCGGCTTTATTCCGGGCATTCGTCCGGGTGAGCGTACCGCCGAATACATAGACTATGTGCTGACACGCATCACTGTTGTCGGCGCCATCTATATCGTGCTTGTCTGTCTCCTGCCGGAATTCCTGATTTCCGCAACCGGTGTGCCCTTCTATCTTGGTGGCACCTCGCTGCTGATCGTTGTGAGCGTGACGCTCGACACGGTTGCGCAAATTCAGGGGCATCTGATCGCCCATCAGTATGAAGGGTTGATCAAGAAGTCCAAACTCAGAGGTGGGAAACGCAATAAATGA
- the rpmC gene encoding 50S ribosomal protein L29: MKAADVRAKSLDQLNDELGTLKKEQFNLRFQKATGQLEKTARVKQVRRDIARIKTIARQKAAASKA, encoded by the coding sequence ATGAAAGCCGCAGACGTTCGGGCGAAGAGCCTCGATCAACTGAATGACGAGCTGGGCACCCTGAAGAAAGAGCAGTTCAACCTGCGCTTTCAGAAGGCTACCGGCCAGCTCGAAAAAACCGCGCGCGTGAAGCAGGTTCGCCGCGACATCGCGCGTATCAAGACTATTGCCCGCCAGAAGGCGGCCGCAAGCAAGGCATAA
- the rpsE gene encoding 30S ribosomal protein S5 has product MAQRERNREDRGREERDSEFVDKLVHINRVAKVVKGGRRFGFAALVVVGDQKGRVGFGHGKAREVPEAIRKATEAAKRDMIFVPLRSGRTLHHDVEGRHGAGKVLLRAAPAGKGIIAGGPMRAVFETLGVQDVVAKSLGSSNPYNMVRATFDALKHQMHPKDIAAQRGIKYSTLQARRHDVVGSEE; this is encoded by the coding sequence ATGGCACAGAGAGAACGTAACCGCGAAGATCGCGGCCGTGAGGAGCGCGACAGCGAATTCGTCGATAAGCTCGTTCACATCAACCGTGTTGCCAAGGTCGTCAAGGGCGGCCGTCGCTTCGGTTTTGCTGCGCTCGTCGTTGTTGGCGATCAGAAGGGCCGCGTAGGCTTCGGTCATGGCAAGGCACGTGAAGTGCCGGAAGCTATCCGCAAGGCTACCGAAGCTGCCAAGCGCGATATGATCTTCGTACCGCTGCGTTCGGGCCGTACGCTGCATCACGATGTTGAAGGCCGTCACGGCGCCGGTAAGGTTCTGCTTCGCGCAGCTCCTGCTGGTAAGGGTATCATCGCCGGTGGTCCGATGCGTGCAGTGTTCGAAACGCTCGGCGTTCAGGACGTTGTCGCCAAGTCGCTCGGTTCGTCGAACCCTTACAACATGGTTCGTGCGACGTTCGATGCTCTGAAGCATCAGATGCATCCGAAGGACATCGCTGCACAGCGCGGCATCAAGTACTCGACCCTTCAGGCTCGTCGCCATGATGTGGTCGGTTCGGAAGAATAG
- a CDS encoding DNA-directed RNA polymerase subunit alpha, which translates to MIQKNWQELIKPNKVDFITNGSRTHATVVAEPLERGFGLTLGNALRRVLLSSLRGAAVTAIQIDGVLHEFSSIPGVREDVTDIVLNVKEIAIRMEGEGPKRMVVRKEGPGVVTAGDIQTVGDVEILNPDHVICTLDEGAEIRMEFTVNTGKGYVPADRNRAEDAPIGLIPVDSLYSPVRKVSYKIENTREGQVLDYDKLTLNIETNGSVSGEDAVAYAARILQDQLAIFVNFEEPQKEAPQEQVAELAFNPALLKKVDELELSVRSANCLKNDNIVYIGDLIQKTEAEMLRTPNFGRKSLNEIKEVLASMGLHLGMEIPSWPPENIEDLAKRYEDQY; encoded by the coding sequence ATGATCCAGAAGAACTGGCAGGAACTTATCAAGCCGAACAAGGTGGATTTCATCACCAACGGCTCCCGCACGCATGCAACCGTCGTTGCTGAACCGCTGGAACGCGGCTTCGGTCTGACGCTCGGTAATGCCCTGCGTCGCGTGCTTCTGTCGTCGCTTCGCGGCGCTGCCGTGACCGCCATTCAGATCGATGGCGTTCTGCATGAATTCTCTTCGATCCCGGGCGTCCGCGAAGACGTTACGGATATCGTTCTGAACGTCAAGGAAATCGCCATCCGCATGGAAGGCGAGGGCCCGAAGCGCATGGTCGTCCGCAAGGAAGGCCCAGGCGTCGTTACGGCTGGCGACATTCAGACTGTCGGCGATGTCGAGATCCTCAACCCGGATCACGTCATCTGCACGCTGGACGAAGGCGCTGAAATCCGCATGGAATTCACCGTCAACACCGGCAAGGGCTATGTGCCTGCCGACCGCAACCGCGCGGAAGACGCTCCGATCGGGCTTATCCCGGTCGACAGCCTGTATTCGCCGGTTCGCAAGGTGTCGTACAAGATCGAGAACACCCGTGAAGGTCAGGTTCTCGATTATGACAAGCTGACGCTGAACATCGAGACAAACGGCTCGGTCAGCGGTGAAGACGCAGTGGCATACGCTGCTCGTATTCTCCAGGACCAGCTGGCGATCTTCGTCAACTTCGAAGAGCCGCAGAAGGAGGCTCCGCAGGAACAGGTTGCGGAACTGGCTTTCAACCCGGCTCTGCTCAAGAAGGTGGACGAACTCGAACTGTCCGTCCGTTCGGCAAACTGCCTGAAGAACGACAACATCGTCTACATCGGCGATCTGATCCAGAAGACGGAAGCCGAGATGCTGCGGACTCCGAATTTCGGCCGCAAGTCGCTCAACGAGATCAAGGAAGTTCTGGCATCGATGGGTCTCCATCTCGGTATGGAAATCCCGTCCTGGCCGCCGGAAAATATCGAAGATCTCGCAAAGCGCTACGAAGACCAATATTAA
- the rplE gene encoding 50S ribosomal protein L5 — protein sequence MAEAKALPRFKKLYNENIRKALLEEFKYDNEMQIPRITKVVLNMGVGEATGDSKKPAVAAEDLSQIAGQKAVVTRARNSIATFKLREGMPIGTKVTLRQDRMYEFLDRLVTIALPRVRDFRGLNPKSFDGRGNYAMGIKEHIVFPEINYDKVDQIWGMDIIVCTTAKTDDEARALLRAFNFPFRQ from the coding sequence ATGGCTGAAGCTAAGGCACTTCCCCGCTTCAAGAAGCTTTACAACGAAAACATTCGTAAGGCTCTGCTTGAAGAATTCAAATACGACAACGAGATGCAGATTCCGCGCATCACCAAGGTTGTCCTCAACATGGGCGTTGGCGAAGCCACTGGCGATTCCAAGAAGCCTGCGGTTGCTGCTGAAGACCTCAGCCAGATCGCCGGCCAGAAGGCCGTCGTGACCCGCGCCCGTAACTCGATCGCAACGTTCAAGTTGCGTGAGGGCATGCCGATCGGCACGAAGGTTACCCTTCGCCAGGACCGCATGTACGAATTCCTTGATCGTCTTGTCACGATCGCTCTTCCTCGCGTCCGCGACTTCCGCGGCCTGAACCCGAAGAGCTTTGACGGCCGCGGCAACTATGCCATGGGCATCAAGGAGCACATCGTGTTTCCGGAAATCAACTACGATAAGGTTGATCAGATCTGGGGCATGGACATCATCGTTTGCACGACCGCCAAGACGGATGATGAAGCGCGCGCTCTTCTGCGTGCATTCAACTTCCCCTTCCGGCAGTAA
- the rpsK gene encoding 30S ribosomal protein S11 gives MAKEATRVRRRERKNISSGVAHVNSTFNNTMITITDAQGNAIAWSSAGAQGFKGSRKSTPFAAQIAAEDCAKKAQEHGMRSLEVEVCGPGSGRESALRALQAAGFVITSIRDVTPIPHNGCRPRKKRRV, from the coding sequence ATGGCCAAGGAAGCCACGCGCGTTCGCCGTCGCGAGCGTAAAAACATCTCGTCGGGCGTTGCCCACGTAAATTCGACGTTCAACAACACCATGATCACCATTACGGATGCTCAGGGCAATGCGATTGCCTGGTCGTCTGCCGGTGCTCAGGGTTTCAAGGGTTCGCGCAAGTCGACCCCGTTTGCCGCTCAGATCGCTGCCGAAGACTGCGCCAAGAAGGCACAGGAACATGGCATGCGCTCCCTCGAAGTCGAGGTTTGCGGACCGGGCTCTGGCCGTGAATCCGCGCTGCGCGCCCTTCAGGCTGCCGGCTTTGTGATCACGTCGATCCGCGATGTTACGCCGATCCCGCACAACGGTTGCCGTCCGCGCAAGAAGCGCCGGGTCTAA
- the rplR gene encoding 50S ribosomal protein L18, which translates to MASPKETLQRRAARVRRQVKAVANGRPRLSVHRSSKNIYAQIIDDVRGVTLAAASTLDGDLKGKLKTGADSAAAAAVGKLVAERAVKAGVKDVVFDRGAFIYHGRVKALAEAARESGLSF; encoded by the coding sequence ATGGCATCGCCAAAAGAAACTTTGCAGCGTCGCGCTGCTCGTGTACGCCGCCAGGTCAAGGCTGTCGCCAATGGCCGTCCGCGTCTCAGCGTGCACCGTTCTTCCAAGAACATCTACGCCCAGATCATCGACGACGTCCGCGGCGTTACGCTTGCGGCCGCTTCGACCCTCGATGGCGACCTCAAGGGCAAGCTCAAGACCGGTGCCGACTCCGCAGCAGCCGCTGCCGTTGGCAAGCTGGTTGCTGAGCGTGCCGTCAAGGCTGGCGTCAAGGACGTAGTGTTCGACCGTGGTGCATTCATTTACCACGGCCGTGTGAAGGCTCTCGCCGAAGCTGCTCGCGAAAGCGGCCTCAGCTTCTAA
- the rplN gene encoding 50S ribosomal protein L14, whose amino-acid sequence MIQMQTNLDVADNSGARRVMCIKVLGGSKRRYASVGDIIVVSIKEAIPRGRVKKGDVMKAVVVRTAKDIRRPDGSVIRFDNNAAVLIDNKKEPIGTRIFGPVPRELRAKNHMKIISLAPEVL is encoded by the coding sequence ATGATTCAGATGCAAACAAACCTCGACGTGGCGGATAATTCCGGCGCACGTCGTGTCATGTGCATCAAGGTGCTGGGCGGCTCGAAGCGGCGTTACGCTTCCGTTGGCGACATCATTGTGGTGTCGATCAAGGAAGCTATTCCGCGCGGCCGCGTCAAAAAGGGTGACGTGATGAAGGCGGTTGTTGTACGCACCGCCAAGGACATCCGTCGTCCGGACGGCAGCGTTATTCGTTTCGATAACAATGCAGCCGTTCTCATCGATAACAAGAAAGAGCCAATCGGCACGCGTATCTTCGGACCGGTTCCGCGCGAACTCCGCGCAAAGAACCACATGAAGATCATCTCGCTGGCTCCGGAAGTTCTGTAA
- the rplX gene encoding 50S ribosomal protein L24 — MQKIRKGDSVVVLSGKDKGRKGEVLKVMPKDEQALVRGINIVKRHQRQTQTQEAGIISKEAPIHLSNLAIADPKDGKPTRVGFRVEDGKKVRVAKRSGALIDG, encoded by the coding sequence ATGCAGAAGATTCGCAAAGGCGACAGCGTTGTCGTGCTGTCCGGTAAGGACAAGGGCCGTAAGGGCGAAGTTCTCAAGGTTATGCCGAAGGATGAGCAGGCGCTCGTTCGCGGTATCAACATTGTAAAGCGCCATCAGCGTCAGACCCAGACCCAGGAAGCCGGCATTATCTCCAAGGAAGCGCCGATCCACCTGTCCAACCTGGCAATTGCTGACCCCAAGGACGGCAAGCCGACTCGCGTCGGTTTCCGCGTCGAGGACGGCAAGAAGGTTCGTGTCGCAAAACGTTCTGGAGCGCTGATCGATGGCTGA
- the rpsC gene encoding 30S ribosomal protein S3, producing the protein MGQKINPIGLRLGINRTWDSRWYANTGEYGKLLHEDVKIREFLTEELKQAAISKIVIERPHKKCRVTIHSARPGIIIGKKGADIEKLRKKLSEMTNADTSLNIVEVRKPEIDATLIAQSIAQQLERRVAFRRAMKRAVQSAMRLGAEGIRINCSGRLGGAEIARMEWYREGRVPLHTLRADIDYGTAEAKTAYGICGVKVWVFKGEILEHDPMASERRAVEGDNQGSSSNRRRENA; encoded by the coding sequence ATGGGTCAGAAGATTAATCCGATCGGTCTTCGTCTCGGCATCAACCGCACCTGGGATTCGCGTTGGTACGCGAATACCGGTGAGTACGGCAAGCTGCTGCATGAAGATGTCAAGATCCGCGAATTCCTCACCGAGGAACTCAAGCAGGCCGCGATCTCCAAGATCGTTATCGAGCGTCCGCACAAGAAGTGCCGCGTGACGATCCATTCGGCTCGTCCGGGCATCATCATCGGCAAGAAGGGTGCAGACATCGAGAAGCTCCGCAAGAAGCTTTCCGAGATGACCAATGCCGATACGTCGCTCAACATCGTTGAAGTTCGCAAGCCGGAAATCGACGCTACGCTGATCGCCCAGTCGATCGCTCAGCAGCTCGAACGCCGTGTGGCATTCCGTCGCGCCATGAAGCGTGCCGTTCAGTCGGCAATGCGTCTTGGAGCCGAAGGTATCCGTATCAACTGCTCGGGTCGTCTGGGTGGCGCGGAAATCGCTCGCATGGAATGGTACCGTGAAGGTCGCGTTCCGCTTCATACGCTGCGCGCCGATATTGACTACGGCACGGCAGAAGCGAAGACCGCTTATGGTATCTGCGGCGTGAAGGTCTGGGTCTTCAAGGGCGAAATCCTTGAACACGATCCGATGGCTTCCGAGCGTCGTGCGGTCGAGGGTGACAATCAGGGTTCCTCGTCGAACCGCCGCCGCGAAAACGCTTAA
- the rpmD gene encoding 50S ribosomal protein L30: protein MAEKKGKTVTVEQIGSPIRRPAEQRATLIGLGLNKMHRRSTLEDTPAVRGMIAKLPHLVRVVDEA, encoded by the coding sequence ATGGCTGAGAAGAAGGGCAAGACGGTTACGGTCGAGCAGATCGGAAGCCCAATCCGTCGTCCAGCCGAGCAGCGCGCAACGCTGATCGGTCTGGGTCTTAATAAAATGCACCGCCGCAGCACGCTGGAAGATACTCCGGCAGTCCGTGGCATGATCGCCAAGCTTCCGCACCTCGTTCGCGTTGTGGACGAGGCGTGA
- the rplQ gene encoding 50S ribosomal protein L17: MRHGNGYRKLNRTASHRKAMFANMAASLIEHEQIVTTLPKAKEIRPIVEKLVTLGKRGDLHARRQAISAIRDVKLVAKLFDTLAARYATRNGGYIRIMKAGFRAGDNAPLAVVEFVERDVDAKGKADRARVEAEQAAEADAA; encoded by the coding sequence ATGCGTCACGGTAACGGATACCGTAAGCTGAACCGCACTGCCTCGCACCGCAAGGCGATGTTCGCCAACATGGCTGCTTCGCTTATCGAACACGAGCAGATTGTGACGACGCTTCCAAAAGCTAAGGAAATTCGCCCGATCGTTGAAAAGCTTGTCACGCTCGGCAAGCGCGGCGATCTGCATGCCCGCCGTCAGGCTATCTCGGCTATTCGCGACGTCAAGCTCGTCGCAAAGCTGTTCGATACGCTGGCTGCTCGCTATGCGACCCGCAACGGTGGATACATCCGTATCATGAAGGCTGGCTTCCGCGCTGGCGACAACGCGCCTCTGGCAGTTGTCGAATTCGTGGAACGCGACGTCGATGCAAAGGGCAAGGCTGACCGCGCCCGCGTCGAAGCCGAACAGGCTGCGGAAGCAGACGCAGCATAA